In Sulfurimonas hongkongensis, a single genomic region encodes these proteins:
- a CDS encoding ParB/RepB/Spo0J family partition protein, protein MKSQKLGRGLDALLGEMDEAYENEGSSRDAIIELNVKDIRPNPYQPRKHFDESSLLELGESIKHDGLLQPIVVTQDFDGYVLIAGERRLRASKLVKLKTIRAIVLNSDEHKMRQFALIENIQRDELNAVELAEAYSELIKMYDVTQEELANKIHKSRTHITNTIRLLQLSAKTQKALVEKKITAGHAKVIIGLDEKEQQLIVNSIIGQKLSVREVESIIKNMKDEKKPTSPNTQSKKYDLSDIKERFDSFGLRVKTSNNKLTIEFDNESQISDFLKYIS, encoded by the coding sequence ATGAAATCTCAAAAACTTGGCCGTGGACTAGATGCACTTTTAGGCGAAATGGATGAAGCTTATGAAAATGAAGGCTCTTCTAGAGATGCTATCATTGAGCTAAATGTTAAAGATATTAGACCAAATCCATATCAACCTAGAAAACACTTTGATGAGAGCTCACTTTTAGAGTTAGGTGAGTCTATAAAACATGATGGACTCTTGCAACCTATAGTTGTAACTCAAGATTTTGATGGTTATGTGCTTATTGCAGGAGAGAGAAGACTCCGCGCATCAAAACTTGTAAAGCTTAAAACTATTCGTGCTATTGTTTTAAACTCTGATGAACACAAGATGCGTCAGTTTGCTTTGATAGAAAATATTCAAAGAGATGAGTTAAATGCAGTTGAGTTAGCAGAGGCTTATAGTGAACTAATAAAAATGTATGATGTTACTCAAGAAGAACTTGCAAATAAGATACATAAGAGTAGAACTCATATAACAAATACCATCAGACTACTGCAACTATCTGCTAAAACTCAAAAAGCTTTGGTTGAGAAAAAAATTACAGCTGGACATGCCAAGGTTATAATCGGATTAGATGAAAAAGAGCAACAACTCATCGTAAACTCGATCATTGGGCAAAAACTAAGTGTAAGAGAAGTAGAATCGATTATAAAAAATATGAAAGATGAAAAAAAACCAACATCTCCAAATACTCAAAGCAAAAAGTATGATCTTAGTGATATCAAAGAGAGATTTGATTCTTTTGGACTTAGAGTTAAAACTTCAAACAATAAACTAACTATAGAATTTGACAACGAGAGTCAAATTAGTGATTTCTTAAAATATATCTCATAA
- a CDS encoding ParA family protein, translating into MSEVIVIANQKGGVGKTTTAVNLAASLAVAEKKVLLIDSDPQANATTSLGFHRNDYEFNIYHVLIGTKKLKDIILKSDLPTLHLAPSNIGLVGIEKEYYDNDNKDGRELVLKRAIANVRKDYDYIIIDSPPALGPMTINALCASNSVIIPIQCEFFALEGLAQLLNTVKLVRKSINPKLSIKGFLPTMFSSQNNLSKQVFADLSQHFKGKLFKDIEDQYIVVPRNVKLAEAPSFGKPAILYDVKSMGSVAYQNLAQTIIA; encoded by the coding sequence ATGAGTGAAGTAATAGTAATTGCAAATCAAAAAGGTGGAGTTGGTAAAACAACTACCGCTGTAAACTTAGCTGCATCACTGGCTGTTGCAGAAAAAAAAGTGCTTTTGATTGACTCAGACCCACAGGCTAATGCTACCACTTCCCTAGGTTTTCATAGAAATGATTATGAATTTAACATCTATCATGTACTTATTGGAACAAAAAAACTAAAAGATATCATCCTAAAATCAGATCTTCCAACACTTCATTTAGCTCCATCAAACATAGGTCTTGTTGGAATTGAAAAAGAGTACTACGACAATGACAACAAAGATGGAAGAGAGTTAGTTTTAAAAAGAGCGATTGCTAATGTTAGAAAAGATTATGACTATATCATAATAGACTCGCCTCCAGCACTTGGACCAATGACTATAAATGCTCTTTGTGCATCTAACTCAGTTATTATACCAATCCAGTGTGAGTTTTTTGCACTAGAAGGTCTCGCTCAACTTTTAAATACAGTTAAACTTGTAAGAAAGTCGATAAATCCAAAACTTAGCATCAAAGGTTTTTTGCCAACTATGTTCAGTTCTCAAAACAATCTCTCAAAGCAAGTTTTTGCAGACTTGTCTCAACACTTTAAAGGAAAACTCTTTAAAGATATAGAAGATCAGTACATAGTGGTACCACGAAATGTAAAACTTGCAGAAGCTCCATCTTTTGGAAAACCTGCAATTCTTTACGACGTAAAATCAATGGGTTCAGTAGCCTATCAAAATTTAGCACAAACGATAATAGCATAA
- a CDS encoding biotin--[acetyl-CoA-carboxylase] ligase gives MKILYLKEIDSTQKFLKKLIRGKEVKAPFAVVSDTQSAGVGSRNNAWNSQKGNLFLSFAIELDELPKDLKLESASIYFSYILKTLLYEEGSCVWIKWPNDFYVDDKKIGGMITNLEANTLICGLGLNLVMAPDGFAKLDIKVDKKEVLKKYFTKIEEKISWKQVFSKYELEFYKNKNFFTHNQNIKIPLEGVKLQQDGSIINNGKRIYSTR, from the coding sequence GTGAAGATACTCTATCTTAAAGAGATTGACTCAACTCAAAAATTTTTAAAAAAGCTAATAAGAGGCAAAGAGGTAAAAGCACCTTTTGCAGTAGTTAGTGATACTCAGAGTGCTGGAGTTGGAAGTAGAAACAACGCTTGGAATTCACAAAAAGGGAATCTTTTTTTATCTTTTGCTATAGAGCTTGATGAGTTGCCAAAAGATCTAAAGCTTGAATCTGCATCTATCTATTTTTCTTATATTTTAAAAACTTTACTTTATGAGGAAGGATCTTGTGTTTGGATAAAATGGCCAAATGATTTCTATGTAGATGATAAAAAGATTGGTGGAATGATTACAAATCTCGAAGCTAATACTCTTATTTGTGGACTTGGATTAAACTTAGTAATGGCTCCAGATGGATTTGCAAAGCTTGATATAAAAGTGGATAAAAAAGAAGTTCTTAAAAAATATTTCACAAAAATAGAAGAAAAAATTTCATGGAAGCAAGTTTTTAGCAAATATGAGTTAGAATTTTACAAGAACAAAAACTTTTTTACACATAATCAAAATATAAAAATTCCATTAGAAGGTGTGAAGCTTCAACAAGATGGTTCAATCATAAACAACGGAAAGAGGATATATAGCACAAGATGA
- the fmt gene encoding methionyl-tRNA formyltransferase, producing MRIIFMGTPFYAKAILDKIIDTPNMEVVAIYTQPDKPVGRKKIMTPPVVKTLAQRHNIEVYQPQRLRDKEVVEKLLSIECDFIVVAAYGQILPCEVLEHAPCINLHASILPAYRGASPIQQTLLNADKKTGVTAMLMDEGLDTGDILKIETISVEDNEMAESLFDRLTEVATVLTIDVLKNFDSLKVIKQDETKATYCKKITKEDGKVEFVDAKEIYNKYRAFTPWPGVYLDSGLKLKNISLEDVTSTNKEGSIISIEKDSIVVGCKQGSIRVFRVQPASKKEMDILSYINGQRLFREDTLS from the coding sequence ATGCGTATAATATTTATGGGTACACCCTTTTATGCAAAAGCTATTTTAGACAAAATTATAGACACTCCTAATATGGAAGTTGTAGCAATTTATACTCAGCCAGATAAACCAGTAGGGCGAAAAAAAATAATGACTCCACCGGTTGTAAAAACTTTAGCACAGAGACACAATATAGAAGTCTATCAACCACAAAGATTAAGAGATAAAGAGGTTGTAGAGAAGCTTTTGAGCATTGAGTGTGATTTTATAGTTGTAGCTGCTTATGGACAGATTTTACCATGTGAAGTATTAGAACACGCTCCATGTATCAATCTCCACGCCTCGATACTCCCAGCGTATAGAGGTGCAAGCCCAATCCAGCAAACTCTGCTTAATGCAGATAAAAAAACTGGTGTAACTGCAATGTTAATGGATGAGGGGCTTGATACTGGAGATATCTTAAAGATAGAGACCATAAGCGTTGAAGATAATGAGATGGCTGAGTCTTTGTTTGATAGACTTACAGAAGTCGCAACAGTGCTAACTATTGATGTTTTGAAAAACTTTGACTCACTAAAAGTTATAAAACAAGATGAAACAAAAGCTACGTATTGTAAAAAAATAACTAAAGAAGATGGTAAAGTAGAGTTTGTAGATGCAAAAGAGATTTACAATAAATATCGTGCATTTACTCCTTGGCCGGGTGTATACCTTGATAGCGGATTAAAGCTAAAAAATATCTCACTTGAAGATGTTACATCTACTAACAAAGAGGGTAGTATCATCTCTATTGAAAAAGACAGTATAGTAGTAGGATGCAAACAGGGCAGCATAAGAGTCTTTAGGGTGCAACCTGCTTCAAAAAAAGAGATGGATATACTCTCTTATATAAATGGGCAAAGACTTTTTCGTGAAGATACTCTATCTTAA
- the proB gene encoding glutamate 5-kinase, with product MRRVVVKVGSAVLTEGDSIAQKRMIALVEFLVELRENNEVLLVSSGAVAAGYTKVQLDRSILKNKQALASIGQPVLMHKYAKEFQKHNIITSQVLVTAANLNKDEDIKKIKNTVDTLLESDVIPIVNENDATATQELVVGDNDQLSAYMTKHTNSDILIILSDIDAYYDEDPHKNPNAKVQKVVKEIDECALSREATPHGTFATGGIVTKLKAASYLLESGIDMFLASGFDLSDAKSYMLDGKHRGGTLFSKGEV from the coding sequence ATGAGACGAGTGGTTGTTAAAGTTGGCAGTGCTGTTTTAACAGAGGGTGACTCTATAGCACAAAAGAGAATGATAGCTTTAGTAGAGTTTTTAGTAGAGTTGAGAGAGAACAATGAAGTTCTGTTAGTCTCTTCTGGTGCAGTTGCAGCAGGATATACAAAAGTTCAGCTTGATCGTAGTATTCTAAAAAACAAACAAGCTCTAGCTTCCATCGGGCAACCAGTTTTGATGCATAAATATGCTAAAGAGTTTCAAAAACACAATATCATCACTTCGCAAGTTTTAGTTACCGCTGCAAATCTAAACAAAGATGAAGATATAAAAAAAATTAAAAACACAGTAGATACCCTTCTTGAGTCTGACGTTATTCCAATCGTAAATGAAAACGATGCAACAGCTACCCAAGAGCTTGTAGTTGGAGATAATGACCAACTGTCAGCTTACATGACAAAACATACTAATAGTGATATCTTGATAATACTCTCAGATATAGATGCCTACTATGATGAAGATCCACATAAAAATCCTAATGCAAAGGTGCAAAAGGTTGTTAAAGAGATTGATGAGTGTGCACTAAGCAGAGAAGCAACTCCTCATGGAACATTTGCAACGGGCGGCATAGTTACAAAGCTAAAGGCTGCATCTTATCTTTTAGAATCAGGGATTGATATGTTTTTAGCTAGTGGATTTGATCTTAGTGATGCAAAGAGTTATATGCTTGATGGCAAACATAGAGGCGGCACACTCTTTAGTAAAGGAGAGGTGTAA
- the obgE gene encoding GTPase ObgE gives MFTDSVELKVSSGKGGQGCVAFRREKFVLNGGPNGGDGGKGGDIWFKCDNNTHTLSHFQKKMHIKADSGRPGEGSRMSGKAGQKKVIIVPPGTQIVDAKSGEVLLDMLVDGQEVKFLQGGKGGLGNIHFKSSTNQRPTYAQPGEKGETREIRLELKLIADVGLVGFPNVGKSTLISTLSNARPEIANYEFTTLTPKLGQVDIGDYESFVMADIPGIIGGAHEGKGLGIEFLRHIERTKILLYMIDLASYRDLAEQIDTLRDEISSFSQNLGENKFAIALTRQDAVPQEDVENLVNGFIKLFDLTPTKKSEFDFDADLPYFIQESADETLGYDRAKPYFIVPISSATSKNISALKHALFNLVQVDRD, from the coding sequence ATGTTCACAGATAGCGTTGAGTTAAAGGTTAGTTCAGGAAAAGGTGGACAAGGGTGTGTCGCTTTTCGTCGTGAGAAGTTTGTGCTAAATGGCGGTCCAAACGGTGGCGATGGTGGAAAAGGCGGAGATATCTGGTTTAAGTGTGATAACAACACTCACACACTATCTCACTTTCAAAAAAAGATGCATATAAAAGCTGATAGCGGAAGACCTGGCGAGGGTTCTAGAATGAGCGGAAAAGCAGGTCAAAAAAAAGTTATTATTGTTCCTCCAGGGACTCAGATAGTAGATGCTAAGAGTGGTGAAGTTCTTCTTGATATGCTTGTTGATGGCCAAGAAGTTAAGTTCTTACAAGGTGGTAAAGGTGGACTTGGAAATATTCACTTTAAATCATCAACAAATCAAAGACCAACTTATGCACAACCAGGCGAAAAAGGTGAGACTAGAGAGATAAGACTGGAACTTAAGCTTATAGCTGATGTTGGGCTTGTGGGCTTTCCAAATGTTGGAAAATCAACTCTTATCTCAACCCTCTCAAATGCAAGACCAGAGATAGCTAATTATGAGTTTACAACGCTTACACCAAAACTAGGGCAGGTAGATATTGGAGATTATGAGTCATTTGTAATGGCTGATATACCTGGAATCATTGGTGGTGCTCATGAAGGTAAAGGGCTTGGAATTGAGTTTCTAAGACACATTGAGAGAACTAAGATACTTTTATATATGATAGACTTGGCTTCTTATAGAGATTTAGCAGAGCAGATAGATACTCTAAGAGATGAGATTTCTTCTTTCTCACAAAATCTAGGTGAAAATAAATTTGCCATAGCTCTAACTCGTCAAGACGCAGTGCCACAAGAGGATGTAGAGAATCTTGTAAATGGTTTTATAAAACTTTTTGATTTGACTCCAACTAAAAAAAGTGAGTTTGACTTTGATGCTGATCTTCCTTACTTCATACAAGAGAGTGCAGATGAAACACTTGGATATGATAGAGCTAAACCTTACTTTATAGTTCCTATATCTTCTGCTACTTCAAAAAATATCTCAGCATTAAAACATGCACTATTTAACCTTGTTCAAGTAGATAGAGACTAA
- the rpmA gene encoding 50S ribosomal protein L27, whose product MAHKKGQGSTQNNRDSAGRRLGVKKYGGEAVVAGNIIVRQRGTKVHPGKNVGMGKDHTIFALVDGVVTFHRKDKKRQQVSIVTAA is encoded by the coding sequence ATGGCACACAAAAAAGGTCAGGGTAGTACACAGAATAATCGTGACTCAGCCGGTAGAAGACTTGGCGTTAAAAAATATGGTGGAGAGGCTGTAGTAGCTGGAAACATCATTGTTCGCCAAAGAGGAACTAAAGTTCATCCTGGAAAAAATGTTGGTATGGGAAAAGATCATACTATATTTGCACTAGTTGATGGTGTTGTGACTTTTCATAGAAAAGACAAAAAGCGTCAACAAGTTTCAATAGTAACTGCTGCATAA
- the rplU gene encoding 50S ribosomal protein L21, with translation MYAIIKNGGKQYKVQEGDILLFDKMSLEPKATIEINEVLAVNAGELKMGAPFVDGAMVTAEVINEGRDKKVITFKKRRRKDSKVKRGFRRDFTRVRITKIAA, from the coding sequence ATGTACGCAATTATCAAAAACGGTGGTAAGCAGTATAAAGTTCAAGAGGGTGATATTTTACTATTTGATAAGATGTCTCTTGAGCCAAAAGCTACTATCGAGATTAATGAAGTTCTAGCTGTAAATGCAGGAGAACTTAAAATGGGAGCTCCATTTGTAGATGGTGCTATGGTTACTGCTGAAGTAATTAATGAAGGTCGTGATAAAAAAGTTATCACTTTTAAAAAGCGTCGTCGTAAAGACTCTAAAGTTAAAAGAGGTTTCAGAAGAGATTTCACTCGTGTTCGTATCACGAAAATAGCTGCATAG
- a CDS encoding aldo/keto reductase — protein sequence MKYRYIGKTGLRVTPICLGTMGFGSWSDEQESFKIMDKAYERGINFFDTAELYPVPPDEKYIGATETIVGKWLKSKQRDSIILASKIAGAANGWFVPPVRHGFTAIDKFHIKKAVEESLKRLQTDYIDLYQMHWPDTIVPIEESLLAFDELVKEGKVRYLGTSNDSAYGLTKANETSKRLGISRFESIQNNFSLNNPRFLDELSLVCKKEQISLLPYSPIAGGVLSGKYNGAFYPSDARFSEYLKSSDLRKKAQGARFVNEKTLASTAKYMEIAKSLDISPVTLAVAYSKQFDFVASTIIGAVNAEQLDDSFAAIDLELSDEVMQKIKIIQEEIMYPMG from the coding sequence ATGAAATATAGATACATCGGAAAAACAGGGCTTAGAGTTACGCCTATATGTTTAGGGACTATGGGATTTGGTAGTTGGAGTGATGAGCAAGAGTCATTTAAGATAATGGATAAAGCGTACGAGCGTGGTATAAACTTTTTTGATACTGCGGAACTTTACCCAGTTCCACCAGATGAGAAGTATATTGGAGCTACTGAGACTATTGTCGGTAAGTGGTTAAAGAGTAAACAAAGAGATAGCATCATCTTGGCATCTAAGATAGCTGGTGCTGCAAATGGTTGGTTTGTTCCTCCCGTTCGTCATGGTTTTACTGCCATAGATAAGTTTCATATCAAAAAAGCAGTTGAGGAGAGTCTCAAGAGACTTCAAACGGACTACATAGACCTTTACCAGATGCATTGGCCAGATACTATAGTTCCCATCGAAGAGTCACTCCTAGCTTTTGATGAGCTTGTAAAAGAGGGTAAGGTTAGATACTTAGGAACATCAAACGATAGTGCTTATGGACTAACAAAAGCAAATGAGACTTCAAAGAGACTTGGCATCTCAAGATTTGAGTCTATTCAAAACAACTTTTCTTTGAACAATCCACGATTTTTAGATGAGCTCTCTTTAGTTTGTAAAAAAGAGCAAATCTCACTTCTACCATATTCGCCTATAGCTGGTGGGGTTTTAAGTGGCAAGTATAATGGAGCATTTTACCCATCAGATGCAAGGTTTAGTGAGTATCTCAAAAGTAGTGACCTTAGAAAAAAAGCACAAGGCGCAAGGTTTGTAAATGAGAAAACTCTAGCGTCTACAGCTAAGTATATGGAGATAGCAAAGAGTTTAGATATAAGCCCAGTAACCCTAGCCGTAGCCTACTCAAAGCAGTTTGATTTTGTGGCATCTACCATCATAGGAGCAGTAAACGCAGAGCAACTAGATGACTCATTTGCAGCGATAGACTTAGAACTAAGTGATGAGGTAATGCAAAAGATAAAAATTATACAAGAAGAAATTATGTATCCGATGGGTTGA
- a CDS encoding response regulator, with protein MVTRNLNILNRYNILYLEDDDSLLHQTKDMLGDFVNNIFAIKTSKEAFEVIKGHRVDVIVSDILLENENGIDFLRELKEVHNIHIPTILTTAHTDTKYLLDAIKLKVENYIVKPINLKELLNSLHDIVLPLMQEKEIQKNSNIIRTISAITDSKQVDVIRFIVESLDEKDQLIASYGDIMQEVNISKPTLIKLFKDLASKKILTKIAHKTYQFDQRALEFV; from the coding sequence ATGGTAACTAGAAATTTAAATATACTAAATAGATACAACATACTTTATTTAGAAGATGATGACTCACTTTTACATCAGACTAAAGATATGCTTGGAGATTTTGTAAACAATATCTTTGCCATAAAGACCTCAAAAGAGGCATTTGAAGTTATAAAGGGGCACAGAGTTGATGTGATAGTTTCAGATATTTTGCTAGAAAATGAAAATGGCATCGACTTTTTAAGAGAGTTAAAAGAGGTACATAATATCCACATACCGACGATTCTTACAACTGCTCATACAGATACAAAGTATCTACTAGACGCCATAAAACTAAAGGTAGAAAACTATATAGTAAAGCCCATAAATTTAAAAGAGTTACTAAATTCTCTGCATGATATAGTACTTCCACTTATGCAAGAAAAAGAGATACAAAAAAATTCAAATATCATCAGAACCATCTCAGCCATCACAGACTCAAAACAAGTTGATGTTATAAGGTTTATAGTAGAGAGTTTAGATGAAAAAGATCAACTCATAGCGTCATATGGGGACATCATGCAGGAGGTAAACATCTCAAAACCAACTCTTATAAAATTATTTAAAGATTTGGCAAGCAAAAAAATCCTAACAAAAATAGCCCACAAAACATATCAGTTCGACCAGAGAGCTTTGGAGTTTGTGTAG
- a CDS encoding sensor histidine kinase produces the protein MKIKKLFSSIEKTSFSYKTSILMFVIIGGMMSIIALSQISIYTIKNDFDVLFEKRTKPILKLEAIKDAYLINIQETIRDVYNKNIDLKYSYDVITLGEQIIRDNWAKYLEVRFSDEYEASFITKAIKKLFSIGNQNQNKVLQRSIISNINEKIKRVDSLVSEVLVELKGSQSQKIETLIQKVNFEVDAISIYLTNLTNYDLNMAIREKGDTQNIFNTLSMILNIFIVFVFVFSMVLSIMIIMHFRKLHFRLEDAVNEKTKELLKLNESLEKRITFEVANSRKKDLIMFQQARLASLGEMIANIAHQWRQPLSSLMMIVQGFETKMELGKLTPEVLKQKVEDATLLGENMSKTLEDFQNFFKPSRAKERFYIKKCIEHSFLLSRYMLEKEKIEFVLNIKADEEIYGFYNELSHVFLNIISNAIDALKDKEYRRLIEVVVKKSKNNIRVNIVDNGGGIDEEVLQHIFEPYYTTKYKSSGTGIGLYMSQQIVQKHMNGKIECKNVYYKIQDEEFQKCTLFSISIPLKDENGN, from the coding sequence ATGAAGATTAAAAAATTATTCTCATCAATAGAGAAAACTTCATTTTCATACAAAACATCTATCTTGATGTTTGTTATCATTGGCGGAATGATGTCCATCATAGCTCTCTCACAAATCTCCATCTATACTATAAAAAATGATTTTGATGTTTTGTTTGAAAAAAGAACAAAGCCTATCTTAAAACTTGAAGCTATAAAAGATGCCTATCTCATAAATATTCAAGAGACTATACGTGATGTTTATAACAAAAATATAGATCTGAAATACTCCTATGATGTTATAACTTTAGGCGAACAAATCATTAGAGATAACTGGGCAAAGTACTTAGAGGTAAGATTTTCAGATGAGTATGAGGCTTCTTTTATTACAAAGGCTATAAAAAAGCTCTTTAGTATCGGAAACCAAAACCAAAATAAAGTTTTACAAAGAAGTATCATCTCAAATATAAATGAAAAAATCAAAAGAGTAGATAGTTTAGTTAGTGAGGTTTTAGTTGAGTTAAAAGGCTCACAAAGCCAAAAGATAGAGACTCTTATACAAAAAGTAAACTTTGAAGTAGATGCGATCTCCATCTACCTTACAAACCTAACGAACTATGACCTAAATATGGCCATCCGTGAAAAGGGTGACACTCAAAATATCTTTAATACTCTCTCGATGATACTAAACATCTTTATAGTTTTTGTCTTTGTTTTTTCAATGGTTCTCTCAATTATGATAATCATGCACTTTAGAAAGCTTCATTTTAGGCTTGAAGATGCGGTAAATGAAAAAACTAAAGAGCTACTAAAACTAAATGAATCTTTAGAGAAACGTATAACTTTTGAGGTGGCAAACTCAAGGAAAAAAGATCTTATAATGTTTCAACAAGCAAGACTTGCATCTCTTGGTGAAATGATAGCAAACATCGCCCATCAGTGGAGACAGCCACTATCCTCACTTATGATGATAGTGCAGGGCTTTGAGACAAAGATGGAGCTAGGAAAATTGACTCCAGAAGTCTTAAAACAAAAAGTTGAAGATGCAACTCTTTTAGGCGAAAACATGTCAAAAACACTTGAGGATTTTCAAAATTTCTTTAAACCTAGTAGAGCTAAAGAGCGGTTTTATATAAAAAAATGTATTGAGCACTCATTCCTTTTGTCTAGGTATATGTTAGAAAAAGAGAAGATAGAATTTGTCTTAAATATAAAAGCTGATGAAGAGATTTATGGTTTTTATAATGAGCTCTCTCATGTCTTTTTAAACATCATCTCAAACGCGATAGATGCACTAAAGGACAAAGAGTATAGAAGGCTCATAGAAGTAGTGGTTAAAAAGTCAAAAAATAACATAAGAGTAAATATAGTAGATAATGGTGGTGGCATAGATGAAGAGGTTCTACAACACATCTTTGAGCCTTACTATACTACAAAGTACAAAAGTAGCGGAACTGGCATCGGGCTATATATGTCCCAGCAGATTGTGCAAAAACATATGAACGGTAAAATCGAGTGTAAGAATGTTTACTATAAAATACAAGATGAAGAGTTTCAAAAGTGTACGCTCTTTAGCATAAGCATACCACTAAAGGATGAAAATGGTAACTAG
- a CDS encoding ABC transporter substrate-binding protein, with protein MIKYFLALFGVLIFLYFSLRDEKFEQENLKLGISVPSTGIMKAWGSAVYSGADAYFSHVNDNNLLKNKKISLVVYDDKYEPELTIENIKKLIDEKIFVFFGFVGTPTVKKILPILQEEKIPLIAPFSGAEFLREKRNKHFVNFRSSYAQEIDAIVKYLYEKKGVKRFAVFYQNDDYGEEGFVSLLESLNKRGLKLAGEGTYKRNTLSIKHALYEIRSVQPEAILMVGAYRANALFIKTAKKDAIFKDTYFCNISFGDADEMVKELDKSTTNLLFSEVVPNYKSSKLSVVLEYQKLMQKYYPNQALGFVSLESFLAAKTVVVALQNIEGVITREKFLKEIKDLKSDSLGGLEIDFKNTQLHNKVYLYEYKDSSFIEVNNED; from the coding sequence GTGATAAAGTATTTTCTAGCTTTATTTGGTGTTTTGATTTTTTTATATTTTTCACTAAGAGATGAGAAATTTGAGCAAGAGAACTTAAAACTTGGCATCTCTGTTCCTAGTACAGGGATTATGAAAGCGTGGGGCAGTGCAGTTTATAGTGGAGCAGATGCTTATTTTTCTCATGTAAATGATAACAATCTTCTAAAAAATAAAAAAATATCTCTTGTTGTTTATGATGATAAATATGAGCCAGAGCTAACCATTGAAAATATAAAAAAGCTTATAGATGAAAAAATATTTGTCTTTTTTGGTTTTGTTGGAACTCCAACGGTTAAAAAAATCTTACCTATACTTCAGGAAGAAAAGATTCCTCTTATTGCTCCATTTAGTGGAGCTGAGTTTTTAAGAGAGAAAAGAAATAAACACTTTGTAAACTTTAGAAGCTCTTACGCCCAAGAGATAGACGCTATAGTGAAGTATCTTTATGAAAAAAAAGGTGTAAAAAGATTTGCAGTTTTTTATCAAAATGATGATTATGGTGAGGAGGGTTTTGTATCGCTCCTTGAGTCTTTGAATAAGAGGGGCTTAAAACTAGCAGGCGAGGGGACTTACAAAAGAAATACCCTCTCCATAAAACATGCACTCTATGAGATAAGGAGTGTTCAACCTGAGGCAATACTAATGGTTGGAGCCTATAGAGCCAATGCTCTTTTTATAAAAACTGCTAAGAAGGATGCGATATTTAAAGATACTTACTTTTGCAATATCTCTTTTGGAGATGCAGATGAGATGGTAAAAGAGCTGGATAAAAGCACTACAAACCTACTCTTTAGTGAAGTTGTACCAAACTACAAAAGCTCTAAGCTAAGTGTTGTTTTAGAGTATCAAAAGCTGATGCAAAAATATTATCCAAATCAAGCTCTTGGCTTTGTATCTCTAGAGTCATTTCTTGCTGCAAAAACAGTGGTGGTAGCTCTACAAAATATAGAAGGGGTTATAACAAGAGAGAAGTTTTTAAAAGAGATAAAAGATCTTAAAAGTGATTCTTTAGGCGGTTTAGAGATTGACTTTAAAAACACGCAACTCCACAACAAAGTCTATCTTTACGAGTACAAAGACTCAAGCTTTATAGAAGTAAACAATGAAGATTAA